Proteins from a single region of Sphingomonas morindae:
- a CDS encoding phage head-tail joining protein gives MAYQASDLQKIQDCIASGVLETRFADGRSVKYQTLDQLLAAERVIKADLAAQARAARGATARKLASYSSGFGGGFGRPDRC, from the coding sequence ATGGCCTACCAGGCGAGCGACCTCCAGAAGATCCAGGATTGCATCGCCTCCGGCGTCTTGGAGACGCGGTTCGCGGATGGCCGTTCGGTGAAATACCAGACGCTGGACCAGCTGCTCGCGGCCGAGCGCGTGATCAAAGCCGATCTCGCCGCCCAGGCACGCGCCGCGCGCGGAGCGACCGCCCGCAAGCTTGCCTCCTACAGCAGCGGCTTCGGCGGCGGCTTTGGTCGGCCGGACCGCTGCTGA
- a CDS encoding DUF1488 family protein: protein MGILTFSLETLGHDAKDIPPWKFREKPVRCEVTLDALAELYGPIPGAMTPEQVFAEVRQDVERAAHRKIDQQGEGFTEPVRIDVDDI from the coding sequence ATGGGAATCCTGACCTTTTCGTTGGAGACGTTGGGCCACGACGCGAAGGACATCCCGCCGTGGAAGTTTCGCGAAAAGCCGGTGCGCTGCGAGGTCACGCTCGATGCACTGGCAGAGCTCTACGGGCCGATCCCGGGCGCGATGACGCCGGAGCAGGTGTTCGCTGAAGTCCGGCAAGATGTTGAGCGAGCAGCTCATCGGAAGATCGACCAACAGGGCGAAGGATTCACCGAGCCGGTTAGGATCGACGTCGACGACATCTGA
- a CDS encoding phosphoadenosine phosphosulfate reductase domain-containing protein: MLSEEAIELTLASLRAYWSEHDHIAVAWSGGKDSTALVTILVHLIEAGELPRPARLFVFYADTRMELLPIQASAELIMAKLRERDWITLEVVMAPLDKRFMVYMLGRGVPPPNNNTLRWCTRQIKVDPMTAALETALNGLSGSALMITGVRQGESAVRDGRIAMSCGKDGAECGQGWYQKALPEAKSLRGRLNTLAPLLHWRVCIVWDWLKVYAPQPEFGGWPTQMLADAYGGDDAVEKNARTGCTECPLAEDDTAVQNIIAMSDWAYLAPVRRLKPLYRWLREPAQRLRKAGAEKLKSGAIAANPQRMGPLTLEARRQALDTVLSIQAEVNAEADRLGRPRLDLINPEEEARIRELIALGTWPDKWTGQEPLATAWLDRVNQDGSVEPILFRELVGS, from the coding sequence ATGCTCAGTGAGGAGGCCATTGAGCTGACGCTCGCATCGCTTCGTGCCTATTGGTCCGAGCATGACCATATCGCCGTCGCCTGGTCGGGCGGGAAGGACAGCACCGCTCTGGTGACGATCCTTGTCCACCTGATCGAGGCCGGCGAGCTGCCCCGTCCGGCGCGGCTCTTCGTCTTCTATGCCGACACGCGCATGGAGCTGCTGCCGATCCAGGCCTCGGCCGAGCTGATCATGGCGAAGCTACGGGAGCGGGACTGGATCACGCTCGAGGTGGTTATGGCGCCGCTCGACAAGCGCTTCATGGTTTACATGCTCGGCCGCGGGGTGCCGCCGCCGAACAACAACACGCTCCGCTGGTGCACGCGCCAGATCAAGGTCGATCCCATGACAGCGGCGCTGGAGACGGCGCTCAACGGCCTCAGCGGCTCAGCGCTGATGATAACAGGCGTGCGCCAGGGCGAGAGTGCCGTTCGCGACGGTCGCATCGCCATGTCCTGCGGCAAGGATGGGGCCGAGTGTGGACAAGGCTGGTACCAAAAGGCGCTACCGGAAGCGAAGAGCCTGCGCGGCCGCCTCAACACGTTGGCGCCGTTGCTGCACTGGCGCGTCTGCATCGTCTGGGATTGGCTCAAGGTCTACGCGCCGCAGCCGGAGTTCGGTGGCTGGCCGACACAGATGCTCGCTGACGCCTATGGCGGTGACGACGCGGTCGAGAAAAACGCGCGTACCGGCTGCACTGAGTGCCCGCTCGCCGAGGATGACACGGCGGTGCAGAATATCATCGCCATGTCCGACTGGGCATATCTGGCTCCGGTACGGCGCCTGAAGCCGCTCTATCGCTGGCTGCGCGAACCAGCGCAGCGCCTCCGCAAGGCCGGGGCGGAGAAGCTGAAGTCGGGTGCGATCGCGGCCAACCCGCAGCGAATGGGGCCGCTGACCCTGGAAGCCCGACGGCAGGCGCTCGATACGGTTCTATCGATCCAAGCCGAGGTGAATGCCGAAGCTGACCGGCTCGGCCGCCCCCGGCTCGACCTGATCAACCCGGAGGAGGAGGCTCGAATTCGTGAGCTCATCGCGCTTGGCACGTGGCCGGACAAGTGGACGGGTCAGGAGCCCCTCGCGACCGCGTGGTTGGATCGCGTCAACCAAGACGGATCCGTCGAGCCGATCCTCTTCCGCGAGCTGGTTGGATCATGA
- a CDS encoding head-tail joining protein, with protein MIDWGAGLAAIDAAFAEPVSYSGAGLAAGAPPIAVIWSDVAGQPGDNGRSTTRVISCEIRKELLPARPGKSDRLTRAGVTWSPIEVVDRDDLGRWQITLERAR; from the coding sequence ATGATCGACTGGGGGGCCGGCCTGGCGGCCATCGACGCGGCATTCGCCGAGCCGGTCTCCTATTCCGGTGCCGGCCTCGCCGCGGGCGCGCCACCGATCGCGGTCATCTGGTCGGACGTGGCCGGGCAGCCCGGCGACAACGGCCGCTCAACCACTCGCGTGATCAGCTGCGAGATCCGCAAGGAGCTGCTCCCGGCGCGGCCGGGCAAGAGCGATCGCCTGACGCGCGCCGGCGTCACCTGGAGCCCGATCGAGGTCGTTGACCGCGACGATCTGGGCCGATGGCAGATCACGCTCGAGCGCGCGCGATGA
- a CDS encoding S24 family peptidase: MQDREMERVREALRRLMEKKGIKAKPLAQQAGLGETAVRDILEARSSDVRVGTLRKLATTLDTSIEELMGTSDVPLSGRVGAGGSVIFEENGHSDRAPRPAGIGGELEALEVIGDSMLPRYSSGDIVYISRTHDGVKEEYLGEYCAARLASGETYIKLLARGSRPGYFTLRSLNAADMEDVELDWASPIISVLPRYARKMLGY; the protein is encoded by the coding sequence ATGCAGGACCGTGAGATGGAGCGCGTCCGTGAAGCGCTGCGGCGCCTCATGGAGAAGAAGGGCATCAAGGCAAAGCCCCTGGCTCAGCAGGCTGGGCTCGGGGAAACGGCCGTCCGCGACATCCTTGAGGCGAGGAGCAGCGACGTTCGCGTCGGCACCCTGCGGAAGCTTGCTACTACCCTCGATACGTCGATCGAGGAGTTGATGGGGACGAGTGATGTCCCGCTCTCTGGCCGCGTAGGCGCCGGAGGGTCAGTGATCTTCGAGGAGAACGGGCACAGCGATCGGGCGCCCCGGCCGGCCGGGATCGGCGGCGAGCTGGAGGCGCTTGAGGTCATCGGCGACTCGATGCTACCTCGATACTCATCCGGGGACATCGTCTACATCTCGCGGACCCATGATGGCGTGAAAGAGGAATATCTCGGGGAGTATTGCGCAGCCCGCCTTGCCAGCGGAGAGACGTACATCAAGCTCTTGGCCCGCGGGTCTCGGCCCGGATATTTCACGCTACGCTCGCTGAACGCGGCAGACATGGAAGACGTCGAACTAGATTGGGCCAGCCCCATCATTTCGGTGCTTCCGCGCTATGCTCGGAAGATGCTGGGTTACTGA
- a CDS encoding phage terminase large subunit family protein, with amino-acid sequence MDAIADPAIEEVVVMKSAQVGWTEIINNTVGYFVDQDPAPVMVLQPTLEMAEAWSTDRLAPMVRDTPCLKARIADPKSRDSGNKLLQKRFPGGQLVMVGANSPSSLASRPIRVVLADEVDRYPASAGQEGDPLELAYKRTTTFWNRRKLSGSTPTIAGASRIEAKFLESDQRYYFVPCGECGTFQALRWEQVKWEKTAAGGHLPETAWYECGHCAAKWDDSDRCAAVLLGKWRATAPFNGIAGFHIWEAYSAWVKLATTVKNFLEARKKPDTYKVWTNTALGLPWVEKGEAPDWQRLYERRSQELRLGEPPEWVGRITVGADVQRVPPRIEASVWGWGEGLRSVLIDHRVFHGDPAVEDVWKQMDAFLQEEWETPSGRRLRMSKLAIDTGDGQSTTHVYGWARRHPREVMAIKGVGSFNASVPVMGPTWADLTVRGRKVERGVQLWTIAVSIFKSETYHWLKLDQPLDGQPHPPGYIHLPMGVDAEWLQQLVAEQLITVKNKRTGFSRQEWQKTRDRNEAIDCRVYARAAAYSIGLDRWSAKQWARASGQVLRRAEVPADAAPAVEPTTQQSSPDPDAAPSSPTTKRARAVNPLTGRSRGSFLKRR; translated from the coding sequence ATGGACGCGATCGCCGATCCGGCGATCGAGGAAGTGGTGGTGATGAAGTCCGCCCAGGTGGGCTGGACCGAGATCATCAACAATACGGTCGGCTATTTCGTCGACCAGGATCCGGCGCCGGTCATGGTGCTGCAGCCGACGCTGGAGATGGCGGAGGCCTGGTCGACCGACCGGCTTGCGCCGATGGTGCGCGACACGCCGTGCCTCAAGGCTCGGATTGCGGACCCCAAGTCGCGGGACAGCGGCAACAAGCTGCTCCAGAAGCGCTTTCCGGGCGGCCAGCTGGTGATGGTGGGCGCGAACAGCCCCTCGTCGCTCGCGTCGCGGCCAATCCGGGTGGTGCTCGCCGACGAGGTGGACCGCTATCCGGCGTCTGCCGGCCAGGAAGGCGACCCGCTCGAGCTCGCCTACAAGCGCACGACCACCTTCTGGAACCGGCGCAAGCTGTCCGGCTCCACGCCGACGATCGCCGGCGCCAGCCGCATCGAGGCGAAGTTCCTCGAATCGGACCAGCGCTACTATTTCGTGCCCTGCGGCGAGTGCGGCACCTTTCAGGCGCTGCGCTGGGAGCAGGTGAAGTGGGAGAAGACCGCCGCCGGCGGCCACCTGCCCGAAACGGCCTGGTACGAGTGCGGGCATTGCGCGGCGAAGTGGGACGATAGCGACCGATGCGCGGCGGTGCTGCTCGGCAAGTGGCGCGCGACCGCGCCGTTCAACGGCATCGCCGGCTTCCACATCTGGGAAGCCTATTCGGCCTGGGTGAAGCTCGCCACGACGGTGAAGAACTTCCTCGAGGCGAGGAAGAAGCCCGACACCTACAAGGTCTGGACCAACACCGCGCTCGGCCTGCCCTGGGTCGAGAAGGGTGAGGCGCCCGACTGGCAGCGGCTCTACGAACGGCGATCGCAGGAGCTGCGCTTGGGCGAGCCTCCGGAATGGGTCGGCCGGATCACGGTCGGCGCCGACGTCCAGCGCGTGCCGCCGCGCATCGAGGCCTCGGTCTGGGGCTGGGGCGAGGGCCTGCGCAGCGTGCTCATCGACCACCGCGTCTTCCATGGCGATCCGGCGGTCGAGGATGTCTGGAAGCAAATGGACGCCTTCCTTCAGGAGGAATGGGAGACGCCGAGCGGCCGCCGCCTGCGCATGTCGAAGCTGGCGATCGACACCGGCGACGGCCAGTCGACGACGCACGTCTATGGCTGGGCCCGCCGCCACCCCCGCGAGGTGATGGCGATCAAGGGCGTCGGCAGCTTCAATGCCTCGGTGCCGGTGATGGGGCCGACCTGGGCGGACCTGACGGTGCGCGGCCGCAAGGTCGAGCGCGGCGTGCAGCTGTGGACGATCGCGGTCTCGATCTTCAAGTCGGAGACCTACCACTGGCTGAAGCTTGACCAGCCGCTGGACGGCCAACCGCATCCGCCGGGCTACATCCACCTGCCGATGGGTGTGGACGCCGAATGGTTGCAGCAGCTCGTCGCCGAGCAGCTGATCACGGTGAAGAACAAGCGGACCGGCTTCTCTCGCCAGGAATGGCAGAAGACCAGGGACCGCAACGAGGCGATCGACTGCCGCGTCTATGCGCGCGCCGCCGCTTATTCGATAGGGCTCGACCGCTGGTCGGCAAAGCAATGGGCCCGAGCGAGCGGCCAGGTGCTCCGCCGGGCCGAGGTGCCCGCCGACGCGGCGCCGGCGGTCGAGCCGACCACGCAGCAGAGCTCACCTGATCCGGACGCCGCACCTTCGTCGCCGACGACCAAGCGCGCGCGCGCCGTCAATCCGCTCACCGGCCGCTCGCGCGGCTCGTTTCTGAAGAGGAGGTGA
- a CDS encoding HIRAN domain-containing protein → MFTCVRDHRAIESESLSVDDGVLYVRVAGVSFHQESLAACSAGEAVRFIHEPDNPHDELALRVETASGETIGYVPRGSWLRRAIHQDGRGVCGIIASVGMGRACLLGALLSVTLSDDDVRTASYFPGSLPPDPPPGGFRYWISNPASSEHSAEAPK, encoded by the coding sequence ATGTTCACCTGTGTTAGGGATCATAGGGCCATCGAGTCGGAGTCGCTCAGCGTGGATGATGGCGTGCTGTACGTTCGGGTTGCCGGTGTATCATTTCACCAAGAGAGCCTTGCTGCCTGCTCAGCGGGCGAGGCCGTTCGTTTCATACATGAGCCCGATAATCCCCACGACGAGTTGGCCCTGCGGGTTGAAACCGCGTCCGGGGAAACGATCGGCTATGTGCCGCGCGGAAGCTGGTTGAGGCGCGCAATTCACCAGGACGGCCGAGGCGTGTGCGGGATCATCGCCAGTGTCGGCATGGGGCGCGCCTGCCTGCTAGGCGCCCTGCTAAGCGTCACCTTGTCCGATGATGACGTTCGGACCGCTTCTTACTTCCCGGGAAGCCTCCCACCTGATCCGCCCCCCGGCGGGTTCAGGTACTGGATCAGTAACCCAGCATCTTCCGAGCATAGCGCGGAAGCACCGAAATGA
- a CDS encoding ClpP-like prohead protease/major capsid protein fusion protein gives MAEILIYGIVGDDWDGLDAQSIVLALGQSDGDLDVRINSPGGYVMEGLAIVNALNREKAKGRKVTTHIDGLAASMASVIAMVGDEIVMADNALMMIHNPWDCACGDANELRAAADQLDRIRDQLVGIYAKQTGLSAEDLIPLLDAETWMTAEQALEQNFCTAISPAATAAASFVKPFGFRKAPDSPLISPVAMARAQRTAPAAPPNQENPMSGQNQGGGTVTPPATSVIAITAADVQAAVAAERTRVSEIRALGVKHKIEASVIDGLISSDTSVASAREKILDALSERSDTANIGHNAITITADARDKWLDGAANWLMVRAGVAGIVAKAAAARGETLKIDAGEFRGVSCVDLARESLLNAGVRMAARDPKIIVGKAMTARNEITQTTGDFGVLLENVLHKVLQAAYATTTDTWSRVCGIGTINDFRPHNRYLRGTFGALDNLNEAGEFRNKAIPDGAKEQITGKTKGNIIALSRQAIINDDLGVFSGLTVDIGRAAKLTIEVDFYTLLGLNNGLGPIMNDGKTLFHADHANILAGAAPSVVAFDACRVAMARQKDISGNEFLDIRPAAWLGPIELGGTVRTINDALYDPDTVNKLQKPNMVRGLFADIVDTPRLTGAPWYAFADKDTAPAIEVAFLDGVQEPFLESEEGWRVDGTEWKVRLDYAIGGVNYRSASRNPGA, from the coding sequence ATGGCGGAAATCCTGATCTACGGCATCGTCGGCGACGACTGGGACGGGCTCGACGCGCAGTCGATCGTGCTCGCCCTCGGCCAGAGCGATGGCGACCTCGACGTGCGGATCAACAGCCCCGGCGGCTACGTCATGGAGGGGCTGGCGATCGTCAATGCGCTCAATCGCGAGAAGGCGAAGGGGCGCAAGGTCACGACGCACATCGACGGCCTGGCCGCATCGATGGCTTCGGTGATCGCCATGGTCGGCGACGAGATCGTCATGGCCGACAACGCGCTGATGATGATCCACAACCCGTGGGACTGCGCCTGCGGTGATGCGAACGAGCTTCGCGCGGCCGCCGACCAGCTCGACCGGATCCGCGACCAGCTGGTCGGCATCTATGCGAAGCAAACCGGGCTTTCGGCCGAGGATCTGATCCCGCTGCTCGACGCCGAAACGTGGATGACCGCCGAACAGGCGCTCGAGCAGAATTTTTGCACGGCGATCAGCCCGGCGGCCACCGCTGCCGCCTCGTTCGTGAAGCCATTCGGGTTCCGCAAGGCCCCCGATAGCCCGCTCATCTCCCCCGTGGCGATGGCGCGCGCCCAGAGGACGGCTCCGGCCGCTCCGCCCAACCAGGAGAACCCCATGTCCGGTCAGAACCAGGGCGGCGGCACCGTGACGCCGCCCGCCACCTCCGTCATCGCCATCACCGCCGCCGACGTCCAGGCCGCCGTCGCGGCCGAGCGCACCCGCGTGTCCGAGATCCGCGCCCTCGGCGTCAAGCACAAGATCGAGGCGAGCGTCATCGACGGCCTGATCTCCAGCGACACCTCGGTCGCCAGCGCGCGCGAGAAGATCCTCGATGCGCTGTCCGAGCGTTCCGACACCGCCAATATCGGCCACAACGCCATCACCATCACCGCCGATGCGCGGGACAAGTGGCTCGATGGCGCCGCCAACTGGCTGATGGTGCGCGCCGGCGTCGCCGGCATCGTCGCCAAGGCCGCGGCCGCGCGCGGCGAGACGCTCAAGATCGACGCGGGCGAGTTCCGCGGCGTCTCCTGCGTGGATCTGGCGCGGGAATCGCTGCTGAACGCCGGCGTTCGCATGGCGGCGCGTGATCCCAAGATCATCGTCGGCAAGGCAATGACCGCGCGCAACGAGATCACCCAGACCACGGGCGACTTCGGCGTGCTGCTCGAGAACGTCCTGCACAAGGTGCTGCAGGCGGCCTATGCCACCACCACCGACACCTGGTCGCGCGTCTGCGGCATCGGAACGATCAACGACTTCCGCCCGCATAACCGCTATCTGCGCGGCACCTTCGGGGCGCTCGACAACCTCAACGAGGCGGGCGAGTTCCGCAACAAGGCCATCCCCGACGGCGCCAAGGAGCAGATCACCGGCAAGACCAAGGGCAACATCATCGCCCTGTCGCGCCAGGCGATCATCAACGACGATTTGGGCGTCTTCTCCGGCCTCACCGTCGATATCGGCCGCGCCGCCAAGCTCACCATCGAGGTGGACTTCTACACGCTGCTCGGGCTGAACAACGGCCTCGGCCCCATCATGAACGACGGCAAGACGCTGTTCCACGCGGATCACGCCAACATCCTCGCCGGCGCGGCTCCCTCGGTCGTGGCCTTCGACGCCTGCCGCGTCGCCATGGCGCGTCAGAAGGATATCTCGGGCAACGAGTTCCTGGACATCCGGCCGGCCGCCTGGCTGGGCCCGATCGAGCTCGGCGGCACCGTCCGCACGATCAACGACGCGCTCTACGACCCCGACACCGTGAACAAGCTCCAGAAGCCGAACATGGTCCGCGGGCTCTTCGCCGACATCGTCGACACGCCGCGCCTCACCGGCGCGCCCTGGTACGCCTTCGCCGACAAGGACACGGCGCCCGCGATCGAGGTGGCGTTCCTCGACGGCGTCCAGGAGCCGTTCCTCGAAAGCGAGGAAGGCTGGCGGGTCGATGGCACCGAGTGGAAGGTGCGCCTCGACTACGCGATCGGCGGCGTCAACTACCGCTCGGCCTCGCGCAACCCCGGCGCCTGA
- a CDS encoding phage portal protein, protein MRFRDLFRRGRAAPPSASPASAPRQRVRRGGAAAQYEGASYSRRTAGWRRSGRDPNAELTPQVMLALRGIARDMVRNNPYAARGQNKWADYLVGAGITFQVYRNGKVDKDLTALARRHFDSTACDPLGKSNLYGLQLQAAKTLVTAGGVLQRRRWRRGSDGLPVPFQIQVLEPDYINMSLSGPSQGGGSRIQGIELDQIGRLAGYWLYSGHPGAVLPSGLDTRLIAASEIAYCYQGDRPEALHGATWFAPVIVRIKDFGDYEDAQLVRQKIASCYTVFKIGDGSGDDEELDDPIEALEPGIIETVAPGTDIKFASPPGVDGYEPYSRVSLQAISAGLGMPYEILTGDVSKVSFISGRLSRLDFKVAVETIQWTILIPQLCEPVGRWFLEAAALQGVDVDGASFVWTPPRFPMMSPETEIPAVRDAIRSGQQTISGAARERGQDPDVFLEEWAADAKRLDDLGLIFDSDPRHVTAVGNPVAALTPDQMDKRGE, encoded by the coding sequence ATGCGCTTCCGCGACCTGTTCCGGCGCGGCCGCGCCGCGCCGCCGTCTGCCAGCCCCGCGTCTGCTCCACGGCAGCGCGTCCGGCGCGGTGGGGCCGCCGCGCAGTATGAGGGCGCATCCTACAGCCGCCGGACTGCCGGCTGGCGCCGCTCGGGGCGCGATCCGAACGCCGAGCTCACGCCGCAGGTGATGCTCGCGCTTCGCGGCATCGCCCGCGACATGGTCCGGAACAACCCCTATGCGGCGCGCGGCCAGAACAAATGGGCCGATTACTTGGTCGGCGCCGGCATCACCTTCCAGGTCTACCGCAACGGCAAGGTAGACAAGGATCTGACGGCGCTCGCCCGGCGCCATTTCGACAGCACGGCCTGCGATCCGCTCGGCAAGTCCAACCTCTACGGCCTCCAGCTGCAGGCGGCCAAGACGCTGGTGACGGCGGGCGGCGTGTTGCAGCGTCGCCGGTGGCGGCGGGGCTCGGACGGCCTGCCGGTGCCATTCCAGATCCAGGTGCTCGAGCCCGATTACATCAACATGAGCCTTTCCGGCCCGTCGCAGGGCGGCGGCTCGCGCATCCAGGGCATCGAGCTCGACCAGATCGGCCGCCTGGCCGGCTACTGGCTCTATTCCGGCCATCCGGGTGCGGTGCTGCCGAGCGGCCTCGACACGCGGCTGATCGCCGCCAGCGAGATCGCCTATTGCTACCAGGGCGATCGGCCGGAGGCGCTGCACGGCGCCACCTGGTTCGCGCCCGTCATCGTCCGGATCAAGGATTTCGGCGATTACGAGGACGCCCAGCTCGTCCGGCAGAAGATCGCCAGCTGCTACACCGTCTTCAAGATCGGTGATGGGTCGGGCGATGACGAAGAGCTCGACGATCCGATCGAGGCTCTCGAGCCCGGCATCATCGAGACGGTGGCGCCCGGCACCGACATCAAATTCGCCTCACCACCCGGCGTCGACGGCTACGAGCCCTATTCGCGCGTCTCGCTGCAGGCGATCTCGGCCGGCCTCGGCATGCCTTACGAGATCCTGACGGGCGACGTCTCCAAGGTAAGCTTCATCTCCGGCCGGCTTTCGCGGCTCGACTTCAAGGTCGCGGTCGAAACCATCCAGTGGACGATCCTCATCCCGCAGCTGTGCGAGCCGGTCGGCCGCTGGTTCCTCGAGGCGGCAGCACTCCAGGGCGTGGACGTGGACGGCGCCTCGTTCGTCTGGACGCCGCCCCGCTTCCCGATGATGTCGCCCGAGACCGAGATCCCGGCGGTGCGCGATGCGATCCGCTCCGGCCAGCAGACCATTTCCGGCGCCGCGCGCGAGCGCGGCCAGGATCCGGACGTCTTCCTCGAGGAGTGGGCGGCGGACGCCAAGCGCCTCGATGACCTTGGGCTGATCTTCGACAGCGATCCGCGGCACGTGACGGCCGTCGGCAACCCGGTCGCCGCGCTCACGCCCGACCAGATGGACAAGCGAGGCGAGTAA
- a CDS encoding DUF2190 family protein, translated as MNNFRHPGDVCTFAAPYAVASGGGFLVGALFAVALIAAAPNAPVEGRVTGVVVLPKAAGAVTPGQKLYWDDGAKVVTTTAQGNTLIGAALSTQAAGDPNVTVRLNGTVTA; from the coding sequence ATGAACAATTTTCGTCATCCTGGCGACGTCTGCACGTTCGCAGCGCCCTATGCGGTCGCTTCCGGCGGCGGCTTCCTCGTGGGCGCGCTGTTCGCGGTCGCGCTGATCGCCGCCGCGCCCAACGCGCCGGTGGAGGGCCGCGTCACCGGCGTCGTCGTCCTGCCGAAGGCCGCTGGCGCCGTCACCCCGGGCCAGAAGCTCTACTGGGACGATGGCGCCAAGGTCGTGACCACGACCGCGCAGGGTAACACGCTGATCGGCGCCGCGCTCTCGACCCAGGCTGCCGGCGACCCGAACGTCACCGTGCGGCTCAACGGCACCGTCACCGCCTGA
- a CDS encoding DUF2312 domain-containing protein: MSDDNIAADQLRLFIERVERLEEEKTGIAGDIKDVYLEAKSQGYDPKTMRQIVRLRKMEKNARDEAEALLETYKAALGLS, encoded by the coding sequence ATGTCTGACGACAATATCGCGGCCGATCAGCTCCGCCTCTTCATTGAGCGCGTCGAGCGCCTTGAGGAAGAGAAGACCGGGATCGCCGGCGACATCAAGGACGTCTACCTGGAAGCCAAGTCGCAGGGCTACGATCCCAAGACGATGCGCCAGATCGTGCGGCTTCGGAAGATGGAGAAGAACGCGCGCGACGAGGCCGAGGCGCTCCTCGAGACCTATAAGGCGGCGCTGGGCCTGAGCTGA
- a CDS encoding DUF6441 family protein, translating to MAVADRVDVGLDIDFDPVSIAGSEDAVVRKVLLAASRAVQRVTRNLELDLEAVTRAAVPGKLWRAWTSEIAPKPGLIAREPTGWVRLNSRRQIDGMASRTYGAMDFFSSPGTLRGRRGQYLAIPTKAAGSRGRYRNLTPSEWERMTGKELRLVTSQERGGAGRAGLLVADEGTTNARTGAFRPITRGRTAADLKRGYQRGVQTVVIFVLVRQVQFADTFSTEPSLRRAEQALAAEFAQLLATLEGNDGGQ from the coding sequence ATGGCGGTAGCTGATCGGGTCGATGTCGGCCTCGACATCGACTTCGATCCGGTCAGCATCGCCGGCAGCGAGGACGCCGTCGTCCGCAAGGTGCTGCTCGCCGCCTCGCGCGCCGTGCAGCGCGTCACGCGCAACCTTGAGCTCGATCTCGAGGCGGTGACGCGCGCGGCGGTACCGGGCAAGCTGTGGCGGGCCTGGACGAGCGAGATCGCGCCCAAGCCCGGGCTCATCGCGCGCGAGCCGACCGGCTGGGTGCGACTCAACTCTCGCCGCCAGATCGATGGCATGGCGTCGCGCACCTATGGCGCCATGGACTTCTTCAGCTCGCCCGGCACGCTGCGCGGCCGCCGCGGGCAATATCTCGCGATCCCGACGAAGGCCGCCGGCAGCCGTGGCCGCTACCGCAACCTGACGCCGTCGGAATGGGAGCGGATGACGGGCAAGGAATTGCGGCTCGTCACCAGCCAGGAGCGCGGTGGCGCCGGCCGCGCGGGGCTCCTGGTCGCAGACGAGGGCACCACCAATGCACGCACCGGCGCCTTCCGGCCTATCACGCGCGGCCGCACCGCGGCCGACCTCAAGCGCGGCTATCAGCGCGGCGTCCAGACCGTCGTGATCTTCGTCCTCGTCCGCCAGGTCCAGTTCGCGGACACCTTCTCGACCGAGCCGTCGCTGCGCCGCGCCGAGCAGGCGCTCGCGGCCGAGTTCGCGCAGCTCCTCGCAACCCTGGAAGGCAATGATGGCGGCCAATGA
- a CDS encoding DUF968 domain-containing protein: protein MLTRLPARRQRNSGAAQKVRSVPGHLAWVRGHGCSVPGCQPDADRPGSDRIEAAHVRRGTDGGASLKPHDRWAISLCAHHHRRQHEVGEASFERETGIDMAALARAFAARSPHRAKLDEAPL, encoded by the coding sequence ATGCTGACCCGGCTTCCCGCCCGCCGCCAGCGCAACAGCGGCGCCGCGCAGAAGGTGCGCAGCGTGCCGGGGCATCTCGCCTGGGTCCGCGGGCATGGCTGCTCTGTGCCCGGCTGCCAGCCGGATGCGGACCGGCCGGGCTCCGATCGGATTGAGGCCGCCCACGTTCGGCGCGGCACCGACGGGGGCGCCAGCCTGAAGCCGCACGATCGCTGGGCGATCAGCCTGTGCGCTCACCATCACCGCCGGCAGCATGAGGTCGGCGAGGCGTCGTTCGAGCGCGAGACGGGCATCGACATGGCCGCGCTCGCCCGCGCCTTCGCCGCGCGATCGCCGCATCGCGCCAAGCTCGACGAGGCACCGCTTTGA